The following is a genomic window from Neofelis nebulosa isolate mNeoNeb1 chromosome 12, mNeoNeb1.pri, whole genome shotgun sequence.
CTGTCCAGGGGCCAAAGGATTTgatgtctttgttgcttttggggtTGCTGGCTGAGTGGCCTTGGTTCGCATCTGTGACCTCATTGGGTCCCGggtcctaatctcttcttcttcttttttttaaaaaaaaaaatttttttttaatgtttattcatttttgagagacagagctgaagcaggggtagggcagagagagagggagacacagaatccaaagcaggctccaggctctgagctgtcagcacagccctgacacggggcttgaactcacgaaccatgagatcatggcctgagccgaagtcagccgcttaactgactgaaccacccaggtgccccacttctttttcttttttttaatgttttacttattttttagagcacaagaggaggaggggcagagagagggacaggatccgaagcgggctctgcgctgacagcagtgagcccagtgtggggcctgaactcacaagctgcaagatcatgacctgagctgaagttggatacttaaccaactgagccacccaggtccccctcctAATTTCTTCTACATGCCATGTGAAGCTGAAGGCGATCACGGTGACAACAACTATATTTATCaagtatctactatgtgtcagCACTGTATGAAGTCCTTTACATATATCATCACACTGCACCCTCATGATCATCTGGCGGTAGATATTATGAGCCTCAGAGACAGATAAGAAAAatgggctcagagaagttaagtaacttcctGAAGATTACACAGCTAATCAAGTGGCTGGAACAAAGTCTGTTGGATTCCAAAGCCAGTAGCCTTAACATCCATTATTTATAAACCATGTTGAGTGCCCTGGCAGCTAGACATTAGGTTCCCTTACCTTAGATAAGTGatatgaggttcagagaggtcaaaTGATTTGCTCAGGGCCATAAAGCTGGGAAGAGAGGTATGATCCTAACTTAGGCTACTCTtaactccagagcccatgctcaaAATCTTGACACCACAAGATGACCATACCCTCTACCAATGTCAGCCTCAGGGAGGGTAGCCTCACCTTGAACTTTGATATAAATCTCTGCTGGGACAAAGgtattccttctcattctgtggGCTGCTGGTGTCAGTGCTCTACAAGTGTCACAATCTCTAGGGCTGTTATCACAACTAGGGCTGACACTGGGCAAGGTGCCCAGGGAGGCCCTGGCAGTCCCATCCCCTCCACAGCAACAAGATGAAAGGCAGTCCCTCCCTGGGTGGCACTTGGGGAAGGCTACCCTGGTGGGTTTCCCACTGATGAAAGAACTTGCTTCCTGGTGAAATCTGAGCAGATGGTAGAAAATGGGGCAGGGGCAAGTGTCAGGAGAGTATAGGGAGCAGATTATTTTCTCAGGGACAACGATCTTCTAGAGTAGTAGGTTCTCAACTGCCCACCAGGGGATATTTGCAACGTCTGGAGACATTGGTGGTTGTCATAACTTAATGGGGTGCTACTGCCATCTACGCgtagaggccagggaggctgTTAAACATCCTTGAATGCACAGGGCAGCCCCTACAAAGAATTAAGTGGGCCCAAAAGTCCGTAGTGCCAAGGTTCAGAAGCCTAGTTCTAGAGCAACTTGGAGGGCCCTTTGACAGAGGTGCTGTGATGGGATGTGTGtattttgggagggaggggtTGAGACAGGGAAGGTGGCCCAGCTATATCCTAAGGCCCTTTTATAAATCAGgccatggggcacctaggtggctcagttggttgagcattagtctcttggttttggctcaggttgtgatctcacggtttgtgggatcgagccccacatgggattctctctctccctctctctccacccctcccccactctctctcgtgctctcaagataaacattaaaaaaaaaataacaaatcagGTCATGTTACTACCCGAGTTGAAACCCTCCATGTCTTCCCATTGCTCCCATTATAAAATACAGACTTCTTCCCATGGCTGGCAGGGTCTGACCTGTCACCCACTGGCTGCCTCCCTGACTCCTATGTGGCCGCCTTGGTCAGTTTTCCTGTTCTGAAATACACAGGGCCTTGCACTTTGCCaggccctctgctcctcctcctcttccgaGTCTCCTCAGAGGGGCCTCCTGTGACCTCCCCATCAGACATGGGCCTCCGACCCCGCCTCATCATCCTCCATCATGCTGAATGTTGTTCTCACCATCTGCGAGAATGGAAGCTCCACAACAGCAGGCTCTTTGCCAGTTTCGCTCTCTGTGTCTCAACTACTGAGAACAGTATTGGACATTCTAAGTAGTCAATAACTATTTGACCTGAATTTTTacacaaatttttttctcttattgctttactgttttcttctccaaaCCAGAATATTAGTATCTCAAGAGCAGGACTTTGCTTAGTTCACCATTATATCTCCAGCACCCGTAACCATGGATGGCACAGGGCAGATTCTGAACAAATGAGTGAGTTCCTCAGTAGCTGGGACTCTCCCCACCAGCTCCTTTCCTCCTTGCCTGGGGCAGAGAGTGTCACAACTTGTCATACCCTATCTCTAGAACTGGGGGGACATAGTACAGCAGTTGAGAGCGTGATCTGGGaatgcctggatggttcagttggtagagcatgtgacttttgatctcagggttgtgagtttgagccccacaatgggtgtagagattacttaaaatgttaaaaaaaaaaaaaaaaaaaaggtgtgatcTAAGTATGAATACTGCCTCCATTTATACTGGCTGTATGAAATCATCAAGTTGCTTAAGtgctctgagtctcagtttcttcatctattaaaGGGGATAATAATAGGACATACCTGACAAGGCTGCTGGGAGGGTTCAGCAAGACCAGGTATGAGCCTGGCACCTGACATTCAATAAgagagtttggttttgttttgttttagtaagaCACTACTAAATACTGGCCAGTATTATCCCTTGGAGTTCCTGGCCCATTTGCCTGTCCCATAGAAAATGACAAAGCCTTGGCACAAGGGACAAAAAGCACACCTGCCCGTGGTGGCCACTCAGGACTCCTTCTTCCTCAGGATGTCACTCCCAtgcccttctctgcccttcctggtgACTGTCAAATGCACAGAAGCTGGAAACTCACATTCACATCTAGGAAACGGAGATACTCTTGGCCAAGTGAGCCCTCAGGCAGACTACGGAGCTTGTCCAGGTCAAGGGTGGACAGTAAGATCCGCGGACGCTCCCTGCAAGGCAGAAGGCAGGACTTAGGTATTAGAAGCGCATCAGCAAAGGCAGGTGAGAGATCCAGTTAGAGCAAGGGTGTGAGAAGTGAAAGGGCAGAGAGCAATAATGGGGCCACAAATCCTACTGCAGGACGATGGCAGGTGCCGAGGAGATTATGACAAGCTAAGGCCACAGTCTCTGCTTATAGGGGCACAATCTCGGGGGCATGTCTCAGATGTAATCAGGGTACTCACAAAGGGCACTGCAGGGCTGGGGGGTTAAAGCTAGCCTGTTAGGAGAGCTTAGGAAAGGCAGAGGGCTCTGTGGCTGGAACTGGGCTGAGGCTACTACACTGCACTACCCACGGGTCATCACAGTGTTATGTGAATGGCGCCCATGGAGTTGGGCAGTGCCCAGCCTGGGCAGACATCCATGGCCAGTGTATCAAGAAGACCTCCCTAGAGGAACACAATGTGACCTCAGAGAGATCAGGATCCCCAGAGAATTTCCTCAATCCCCCAAGCAGAGTTGGGACCTACTGTAGGATCTGGGCACCCTCTGGATCCCTCTTCATTTGGTCCCTGAGGACCTTCAGGGCATGAAGTCCTGTGGTCTCCCCTAGAACCGCGACCAtgtctaaaagaaaagaaatggggacAAATGTAGGACATGATCTTAGGTAAGCTACCAGACCTGATCTGAGCCTGTCTCCTACAGGATAAACTGAAATACAATCTATCTCTTAGGTACAAggatttgttaaatatttagcaAATCTCCTTGCACACAGTAAGTGCAAAATACATGTACCTATAATTATTACCATTGTTACTAATCTAATGGGTTGAGAAGGCTCTGGTTAGCACAGTGCTCTAAGGAGTTTACAAATCACTTTTACACCCATTATTACAACAGAATATCATGCCTCCATTGATAGGTGCAAGCTTTGGCATCAGAGGGCTAGGTTTGGGTTCAGCTGCAATCTCACTATTTAGGTTAACTTGTGCAAACTGCTTCCAAGCCTCAGGGTCCTAATTTATGAAATGTGGAAAATACCTTTCTCATAGGGTTAACGTGAAAAATCAAGAACACCGTGTACATAGAACACTTACTTACTGCAGTGAACAACCAGAATAAAAGCTCAGTGAGCAGTTAgcatcatcatttaaaaaaaaatttttttttaatgtttatttttgacagagagagagagagagagacagagcatgaggggggaggggcagagagagggagacacagaatctgaagcaggctccaggctctgagccatcagtacaaatcccgacgcggggctcaaactcacagaccgtgagatcaccacctgagccgaagtcagacactcaaccgactgagccacccaggtgccccagcattatcatttttattagtaGGAGTAATAGTACTTTCCAGAATACTTAGAATCCTGAGAGGGAGGATAAAAGTACTGTAGAACCCCAATATGTTTAAATCCAGCAAACACTGGGCATTTGTTATGTCAAGGCACAATCTAAAATActgctgaggggtgcctgggtggctcagcccgttgaggtatgattcttgatctctgggtcgtgagttcgagtcccatgttaggCACACAGATGACTTCAAAAATGCTGCTGATACAGTGGAATAGGGCACTCATGGTCTCTGACCtcataaagtttaatttttagtgGGCTGTTACAATTTGACGCATGTTATTATAACAAACAAATCATCTATTTAGTGGAGAGGTTCTCAATGTGGCTGGATAACTGAATCTTCCGGGAAGTAGTTTATTTAAAAACGCaggcccttctctcccctcccttcccttcccttccccaggctTGGCCGGTCCAGACTGAGGTCAGGGTGGGACCCGGGCATCTGCATTTTTGTGAGCCTTGCGGGTGATGATGGGGTGCAGCCAGGTTTGGGTACCCCGGCCTAGTTTATTCTCCAGTTACCCCCTAGGAGACGGATAGAGAGAGGTCGGCACCTGCCCAAGCTTCCCAGGCAAGGGCGTGCGCGGGCAGCCTTACCGTGGCGGTACGGGTTGTAGAGGGCCATTCCGGCCGAGCCCGCGGCCAGCAGAACCTTCTGCAGCGGGGAGGTGGGGATGTGCTCAGGGTAGAGCTGGCCGGCGCCATGGCGCGCGCCTCGGAGCAGCACGTCTacaggcataaaaaaaaaaaaaaaaaggaaaggaaaggaaaggaaaggaaaggaaaggaaaggaaaggaaaggaaaggaaaggaaaggaaaggaaagaaggaaggaaggaaggaaggaaggaaggaaggaaggaaggaaggaagaaagaaagaaagaaagaaagaaagaaagaaagaaagaaagaaagaaagaaagaaagaaagaaagaaagaaagaaaagcgcCGCGGTCAGAGGAGCCGGGCGCCCCAGGCCTCCCTCTCGCCTCCGCCACTTACCTGCAGCCGGCCCCCGGTGCCCGGGGGGCGGGCGGAGAGGGCGCAGGGCAGCTCGCAGCAGGGTCGCCATGGCAGCGGGCACCCGCGAGCAGGGCCGGGTGGAAGCCGCAAGCCTCTCCGGGCGCGGAACGCTCTGAAGGGCGTTTGGAGGGGAAAAATCGTAGTACGGCCAGCAAAGGGTCCTATCGCTAAGTATCCGAAGAAAACCCAGACGGCCTGTCCGCTACCTACGTCCACCAAAGCAAAATTCTCCCCATGTCGCCTCACTCCCAGAAAGCTTTCCCACGTGAGCCCCGCTGGCAGGGACTTCAGCGCCGGGCCCTACTTCCCTCCCCACTGCGCGTTTTCCCCGAGGCCAATAAGAACGAACCTCTTCCGGCTGCGAAACATGGCGGCGCCCAGGGTCAGGACATATTTGGGAACGGGACAGTACGGCACTTCCGTTGGGGTCCCGCTAGTCCACTAACCCGCGCCGTGGGCCTAGGGGAATGGGGTCCCGCCGCCTGGCACTGGCGCGGCTGCATGGGCTCTTCGCGGTCTACAAGCCCCCGGGGCTGAAATGGAAGCACCTGCGGGACACCGTGGAGCTGCAGCTTCTGAAGGGTGAGTGCCTCGAACCGGACCTACAACCCCGCTTCGGTTCTCCCGGGAATCCATCTCCGCTTCTCATCCTTCAGGCAAAATAAAGTCATGTGACCCAGTTCCCCGGGCAGATCGCTTTCCAGATCGCTGGTTCTGTACACTCCCTTACTACTCGCTTTCCCCCCGCGTTCAGATGGGTAAACAGACTCAGTGTTGTCCGTTGTCATAAGTAGTAGAATCAGAATTTGAACCcgtctgtttctttctctctcttttttttttttttgccttttctccttatgtttatatttttaagttgtttttattttaattccagtatagttaacatacagtattaaattggtttcaggtgtacaatatagtgatttgacaatatagtgatttaacaattttatgcattactcagtgctcatcatggtaagtgtactctttattTCCCAGTACCTATTTCATCCgttccccacccaccttcccaaGTCTGTGTCTTAACTGCTGCTATTTGCTACATCGTGGGCTTTCTCTTCTACAGCTCCATTCTTCCCTGTTCCACCTTCCCCACGTGTTCAGACAGAACTGACCGGATATCCTTTACCTTTGTGTACTCAGGTGTCAATGCTGGGAAGCCTCCTGCCCCTGAACAGCGTGTTCGGTTCCTGCTGGGCCCCATGGAAGGCAGTGAAGAGAAGGCGCTTACCCTCACAGCCACCAGTGTGCCTTCTCTCACCAACCATCCGCTGGGTAAGGCACCTTCAGGCCAGGGCCTGGGTGTCACTCCCCAGGTAATCTCTGCCCAGAGTCCGTGTCCCAGTCAGTGCTTAGATTCCTGTCCCGGATCCTTGAAGGGCCACAGCAGGGATGACGTATTTGACCAGGGATTGGCCAGTTTTCCTgaaaagagccagatagtaaatattttaggctttgcgggctcaactctgccattgtagtgcaAAAGAACCTATAGATgggacgcccaggtggctcagtccgttgagcatcagtcagacttcggctcaggtcatgatctcctgttcatgggttcaagtcctgcatcaggctctgtgctaacagctcagagccttgagcctgctttagattctgtctccctctctctctgcccctcccctgttcgtgctctgtctctctcaaaaaataaaataaaacgttaaaaaaaaaaaaaaaagaacctgtaGGCAGTGTGCAAAGCAATGAGCCTGGCTGTGTTCCAATGCAACTTTATTTGtgaaaagtgacatttgagtttcatataattttcctatgtcacaaaatattattcttttgatttttttgaaccatttaaaaaagaaaaaagaaatttaactcatgggccattaaaaaaacaagtttggGGATATAGCCTGTAgactgtagtttgctgacccctttTAATTATTCTGTAATTATTCTGGGACTCCAGATGGCAATTGACACCCTCAGGTAGAAGTCCTAAGGAGGGAGTTTCGGACTCTTGGGAAAGAGTGACTATTTTAGTCAACAGAGCTGCCCAAGAATGGAACGGGTTTTATAATGAGCTCTCTGTCACTAGATGAGATTAGAAAGATTGAGGGGCTTGTccagaaaccattaaaatccctTTGACAGTGATATTTAGTGACTCTAAAGTGTAACAAGTATGATGTACTGAGGATCCTGTCTGTACTAGATACTGTGTTAAGCTTTTACCGAATACCATCTCATAGAATCTTCACCAGAATCCTATGAGGTGGGTCctgttctcatttttcaaatgaggaaactgaggctcagtgttGACATTAAGTAACATAGCCTGAATTCAGTAGGCACTTAACCATCCTGTATCCTTCCCTTAGACACCTCTTGATCTATAGAAGGGTATATGCTTCTGACTCATTTCCTGTgtacggtctttttttttttttctttttcttcagcatTATCGAGATAGAATTGATATACAAAAAACCacatattttaatgtatgtatttttgatgaGTCGTTCATTCTTTCACTAggtatttcctgagcacctaggTTCTCTGGTGGTAGAATTAGGAACCCACGCCCTGCCTTCAGGAACTTACCATGTCCATTTTCTCCCTGGGGTGGCCAGGAGTCTCCTTCTGCAGCAGCTGAGTAGGAAACTCGAGGCCCAGTGTTATGCCCAGTCTACTCAAAGCCTTTTACTGGGGGAGTGATGAGAGACAGAGTAACAAGCCCTTTTTCTGGGCCCAGGGAACTGAAGAAGTGGTTCTAGGCCCCAGAATCCATGGTAGGGAAGCCCGAGAGTCCACCCCCATCCTGGTTTGGGCTCCATGAAGCTACATTCTAGGAATGAGGTCACCATGCAGGCCAAAGTCATCCTGGAAGCTGGATTCATTGAGGAAAGGgaccttgttttgtttctttccagtcTGTGGACCAGCATTCACCAGCTTGAAGGTTGGCGTGGGACACCGGCTGGATGCCCAGGCGTCTGGGGTGCTTGGTAGGTGATGTGGTGAGCCTGGGGGAGAACTGGGGAGCTG
Proteins encoded in this region:
- the COQ4 gene encoding ubiquinone biosynthesis protein COQ4 homolog, mitochondrial, producing the protein MATLLRAALRPLRPPPGHRGPAADVLLRGARHGAGQLYPEHIPTSPLQKVLLAAGSAGMALYNPYRHDMVAVLGETTGLHALKVLRDQMKRDPEGAQILQERPRILLSTLDLDKLRSLPEGSLGQEYLRFLDVNRVSPDTRAPTRFVDDEELAYVIQRYREVHDMLHTLLGMPTNMLGEIVVKWFEAVQTGLPMCILGALFGPIRLHTQGLQVLVSELIPWAVQNGRRAPCVFNLYYERRWEQPVRALREELGITDPPMLVRALA